The following DNA comes from Bryobacteraceae bacterium.
TGACGGTCCACCCAGCGCAGTTCGTCGCGTTCGAGCAGCGACGGAAACGCATCCCGCACGCGGCGGCCCTCCGGCTTCTGCCCTTCGTCCTCCACCAACGCGAGCATCCCGGCCACCGTGGCGGGCGCGGTGCGGAACCCGGCTTCGGCCAGCTTCTCGCGGTCCTCCTCGGAACATTCGCCCGCGACGAGCAGCGTTCGGTCCGGCCAACGGGTGAACTCGCTTAGCCACGCCGCCGGGCGTCCTGTGAAGGTGTCGATGAGGCGTTTCGGCTCGGCGACGATCCATAGCGCGTGATCCGGGTGGATCGCCGCCAGTTCGTCCACGCCGAGCGAAGCGTGTTCGCTGCCCTTCGGTTCGCAGAGGCGCGGATCGCCTGAATAGAAGTAGCGGTCGACGAAGACTTCCCGGGATTCCAGCCGGTCCAGGAACGCGTTGTGCAAGCGGGTGTTCTGATCGCGGGAACTGCGGCGCTCAACGAGCACGAGATGTTCCTGCGCGAAGTGTCTGGTGGCCGCCACGGGAGTGAACAGCCCGGCGCGCGCGGCGGTGGCGCGGAGAGTCGCCTCCACGGCCAGATCGGTGGATTCCTGTTCGCGGCGCCGTCGAAGGCCGATAGCGAGGCGAGTTACGAGCGGTCCGGTGAAGAGAAGGTGCTCTTCGGTGCGTGTGCCCACGGACAGCGGGTCCAACCCGAGGCGGTTGGTTTCCCACTTCCGGAGCGCGGCTTGGCGCTTGAGGTCGCGCCAAAGCCAGACCAAGGCGGCGATGAGCAGCAGCGCGGGAGGAATGAAACTCAGCGCGAGCGGGAAGCGCCGGAATTCCGGGAGGTTGCCCGGCGTTCGCGGTTGGGCGGCGGCGAGGGTGATGGCGGCGGGCTGGCCAGCGGGGCGGAGCGCGCGATAAGCGGGTTGGTAGCCGGCGTGGACAACCAGGACGCGGGAGGGCCGGTCCGCTGGCATGTTGGGCGCCACGAAGCGGCCGTCCGGCCCGGTGGTCAGTTTCGCTCCGCCCGGCAGGTATACCGTGGCGTCTGCGAGCGGGCCGCCGATGGCGTTGAGGACCCTGGCCCGGAGGTCGCGTTTGGCGGACTGAGGCGCCGGAAGTTCGGGCTGTTCGGGTTTGGTGCCTTGACCATTCCCGGGATTCCATATTGTCGTCGTCTTGACTGGTGGGAGAAGCGCGGCCACCAGCATCGCCAAGACAAAGGCCGCCCCGATCGCCCAGGGGAGCCAGTGTGTCTTCGCTGGATCCTCCGGACTGGCCGGGGTTGTCCGGGCCGGGCCGAACCTTGCGTCGAAGCGGTAGTGCAGCTCCTTCTGTTCCTGAGGATTGCTGCAAAGAAGCGGAACCAGCGGCGTCTTGAGGCGCGCCGGATCGCTCGGCCATTCGCCGGCCTCCACAAGCCGCGCAATGAGGACGGAGATGTCCACCTGCTCGCGCGCGCCCAGCGGGACCTCCTCGCGCAGATCCCTGAGGAACGCGAGTATTTCGGCGGGCGTTATGGCTTCCAGTTGTTCCAGAGATCCTCTCGCTGGTCCTGATCTTCCTTGTTCTTGAGCAGCGCCACCAGGCTGGGGGTCACGAGGCCGTCTTGCTCCCGAAGGGGCAGGGCCGGCTTGGCGCCGCGCTGCATCAGGTAGAGGAGCCAATCGAGCAACTCCGCCGTGGCCGGTTTCTTCGAGAGCCCCGTATCGTCGTTGCGCAGATGCAGGAAGAACGCGATGGCGTCCTTGAGCACCCGGCTTCCCGCCACCGCGGCCTCTGGCAGCCGGGCGGCAACGATCTCTTCGAGCCGCTTCTCAGGGAACGGAATATCGTAATAGACGCAGCGGCGGAGGAAGGCCGGCGGCAGGTTCTTCTCTGAGTTGCTGGTGATCACCACGACGGGATGGCGCCCGGAGGCCGCCTCCACAAGGCGATTGTTGAGTTCGGGGACGCGGAAATACATCCGGTCGATCTCGCTCAGCAAGTCGTTGGGGAAGTCGCGCGGGGCCTTGTCGATCTCGTCGATGAGGACGACGGACTCCGCCGGGCCGTGGTGGGCCCAGTCCGGCGCGCGGAGGCCCTCGACGTAGGCGGGTTCGCGGGTCTGCAGAATCGCGTCGCCGAGGGCGTTCCAACGGAGGAAGTCGAGAGCGTTGCGCTCGGTCTTGTCGGCGTGCATGGCCTGGAAGCGGCCGAGGGTGTCGAAGGTGTAGAAGAGGTCGCGGGCGGCGCTGGTGGACTTCGCGTCGAACACGAGCGGCTTCGGCCGCCCGAGCTTCCAGGCGAGATACGCCGCGCACTCGGTTTTGCCAGTGCCGGGCTCGCCGGTGACGAGCAGCGGCTTGCGCAGCACGAGCGCGACGCGGATGGCGTCGGCGAGGCCCTGGTCCGGGAGGTAGCCGGCCGGGTCCGCCCAGTCGCGCCGGCGCGGCGGGGGGA
Coding sequences within:
- a CDS encoding MoxR family ATPase, producing the protein MDWLNADWFRDLENKEKKRPSAPVDLPPPRRRDWADPAGYLPDQGLADAIRVALVLRKPLLVTGEPGTGKTECAAYLAWKLGRPKPLVFDAKSTSAARDLFYTFDTLGRFQAMHADKTERNALDFLRWNALGDAILQTREPAYVEGLRAPDWAHHGPAESVVLIDEIDKAPRDFPNDLLSEIDRMYFRVPELNNRLVEAASGRHPVVVITSNSEKNLPPAFLRRCVYYDIPFPEKRLEEIVAARLPEAAVAGSRVLKDAIAFFLHLRNDDTGLSKKPATAELLDWLLYLMQRGAKPALPLREQDGLVTPSLVALLKNKEDQDQREDLWNNWKP